The following are encoded together in the Daucus carota subsp. sativus chromosome 5, DH1 v3.0, whole genome shotgun sequence genome:
- the LOC108219686 gene encoding uncharacterized protein LOC108219686: MDGRRITATRRPCCGRRVVAKKRPRSGGDGFVNSVKKLQRREICSKRDRSFSMSNAQERFRNIHLQEEYDTHDPKGHSSMVLPFLKKRSKVIEIVSAQDIVFALVQSGVCAAFSRETNERICFMNVSPDEVIRSLFYNKNNDSLITVSVYASDNFSSLKCRTTRIEYIRRGKPDAGFPLFESESLKWPGFVEFDDVNGKVLTYSAQDSIYKVFDLKNYTMLYSISDKNVQEIKISPGIMLLIFTKASGHVPLKILSIEDGAVLKSFNHLLHRNKKVDFIEQFNEKLLVKQENENLQILDVRNSELTEVSRTEFMTPSAFIFLYENQLFLTFRNRTVAVWNFRGELVTSFEDHLLWHPDCNTNNIYITSDQDLIISYCKADSEDQLLEGNAGSINISNILTGKCLAKIKATNSLPPEECNCSSKCSGKNCSSSKRFQASRMRSTVADALEDITALFYDEERNEIYTGNRIGMVHVWSN; encoded by the exons ATGGACGGGAGGAGAATCACGGCGACTCGGCGACCGTGTTGTGGTCGCAGAGTGGTGGCCAAGAAGCGGCCACGGAGTGGTGGTGATGGGTTTGTGAATAGTGTGAAGAAGCTGCAGAGGAGGGAGATTTGTTCAAAGCGCGATCGGAGTTTTAGTATGAGTAATGCGCAGGAGAGGTTTCGTAATATTCATTTGCAG GAGGAGTACGACACCCATGATCCGAAAGGACATTCTTCTATGGTGCTACCCTTTCTAAAAAAGCGATCAAAAGTTATTGAGATTGTTTCTGCTCAGGATATTGTCTTTGCTCTTGTGCAGTCTGGTGTTTGTGCTGCATTTAGCCGAG AAACCAATGAAAGGATATGTTTTATGAATGTCAGTCCTGATGAAGTTATTCGAAGCTTGTTCTACAATAAGAACAATGATTCCCTCATCACTGTTTCCGTTTATGCATCAGACAACTTCAGCTCCTTGAAATGCAGAACCACAAGGATTGA ATACATCCGACGTGGCAAACCAGATGCTGGCTTCCCTCTTTTTGAGTCCGAATCATTGAAATGGCCTGGTTTTGTCGAGTTTGATGATGTCAACGGGAAGGTACTCACTTATTCAGCACAAGATAG CATCTACAAGGTCTTTGACCTGAAAAACTATACAATGTTATACTCCATCTCTGATAAAAACGTGCAAGAAATCAAGATCAG CCCAGGAATAATGTTGCTGATATTCACAAAAGCCAGTGGTCATGTTCCCCTTAAGATTCTTTCAATTGAGGATGGAGCTGTTCTTAAATCTTTCAATCATCTCCTTCATCGCAATAAAAAGGTGGATTTTATTGAACAGTTCAATGAAAAGCTGCTCGTCAAGCAGGAGAATGAAAACCTACAGATTCTAGAT GTTCGGAATTCTGAGCTAACCGAAGTCAGCAGAACTGAATTCATGACTCCGTCAGCGTTCATCTTCTTATATGAAAACCAATTGTTCCTGACATTTCGGAACCGAACAGTGGCTGTGTGGAACTTCCGAGGGGAGCTTGTGACTTCATTTGAGGATCACCTTTTGTGGCATCCTGATTGCAATACTAACAACATATATATCACAAGTGACCAGGATCTTATTATATCTTATTGCAAGGCTGATTCCGAAGACCAACTGCTAGAAGGAAATG CTGGTTCAATAAACATCAGCAATATACTGACGGGAAAATGCCTGGCCAAGATAAAAGCCACCAACAGTCTTCCGCCGGAGGAATGCAATTGCAGTAGCAAGTGTAGTGGAAAAAATTGCAGCTCAAGTAAGCGATTCCAAGCTTCTAGGATGAGGAGCACCGTTGCAGATGCACTCGAAGACATCACTGCTCTCTTTTATGATGAAGAACGCAATGAGATATATACTGGCAATCGGATTGGCATGGTCCACGTCTGGTCTAACTAA